TCGTAACTTATGCGCTTATATCTTTTGAGTTGCTTCACAGAACGGTTGCAGCCATGCTTGGGGCTGCCACCATCCTTATCCTTACCTATACCCTGGGTACGATCAATTCTGATTTTCACATCATTTCTTTTGAAAGGGCCATAGAAGCCATAGACATGAACGTGATATTTCTTCTTATGGGTATGATGGTAATCATTGGAGTTCTTAAACATACAGGGGTTTTCCAGTGGTGCGCCTATATGTCATATAAACTTGCCCGTGGCAATGTAATGGTTCTTAGCATAATTTCTTTCTTTTTCATAGCCATAACTTCTGCTTTTCTTGACAATGTGACGACTATGCTCCTTTATACACCGGTTTTAATCGAAATATCTATAGCACTAAAAATTAATCCTCTTTCTCTTTTAATACCAGGTATAATGGCCTCAAATGTAGGTGGAACAGCCACTCTCATAGGTGACCCTCCAAACATCATGATCGGTTCATACACAGGGCTTACATTTATGCAGTTTGTCTATGCATTAACACCGGTGGTACTAATATGCATGATAGCGCTTATCATATACAACAAATTTTTCTATTCAAAGGAATACAAAAAAGGAAAAGTTGATGATGTCGATGCTTTCTTGAGCTATTTAAAGGAAGAATACAAGATTACAGACAAAACCCTTCTTACCTATGGACTTATCGTGATGTTAATAGTAGTTGGATTTTTTGCAACACATGGATACTGGCATATGGAGGTAAGTATTCCGGCTTTGTTTGGTGCAGGGATTCTTTTTACCTATGCAGTGCTTACTAAAAAAGTAAAAATGCTTGAGTTGATCGAAAAAGACATAGAATGGACAACTCTCTTATTTTTTATCTTTCTTTTTATAATAGTCGGGGCTGTAGAAGAGGTAGGATTACTTGCGATTATCGCAGACTGGGTGCATAATCTTTCAGCAGGAAATCTTACAGTGGCCATATGTCTTATTTTGTGGGTCTCTGCTATAATGAGCGCTTTTGTGGATAACATACCTTTTACAGCGACGATGTTACCTATAGTTGCCTATCTTACAAAGGTGATACCTGGTGCTGAAAGTAACGTTCTCTGGTGGGCTTTAGCTTTAGGAGCCTGTTTAGGAGGAAATGGGACTATGATAGGTGCTTCTGCCAACGTAGTAACCATAGGAATTGCAGAATCTGCAGGTTATAAAATAAGCTTTTTTGGCTTTATGAAATATGCTTTTGTTTATATGTTAATAACCATCATAATTAGTAATATCTGGTTGTTGCTTTTTTATTAAAAT
Above is a genomic segment from Thermodesulfobacterium commune DSM 2178 containing:
- a CDS encoding ArsB/NhaD family transporter — translated: MKKTFFLFALFILILPFLVFAEDNSQQNMDKIHISGIIFDNHKEPVKEAEIKLLVDGKPYKILKEHGKVDKVISSSHGTFQLDFQLPKGLIETGKIQLEIAKTSFKKTVVEIKKEDFAVKGNEFYVNKNIILERYIGPAFWIATIVFVVTYALISFELLHRTVAAMLGAATILILTYTLGTINSDFHIISFERAIEAIDMNVIFLLMGMMVIIGVLKHTGVFQWCAYMSYKLARGNVMVLSIISFFFIAITSAFLDNVTTMLLYTPVLIEISIALKINPLSLLIPGIMASNVGGTATLIGDPPNIMIGSYTGLTFMQFVYALTPVVLICMIALIIYNKFFYSKEYKKGKVDDVDAFLSYLKEEYKITDKTLLTYGLIVMLIVVGFFATHGYWHMEVSIPALFGAGILFTYAVLTKKVKMLELIEKDIEWTTLLFFIFLFIIVGAVEEVGLLAIIADWVHNLSAGNLTVAICLILWVSAIMSAFVDNIPFTATMLPIVAYLTKVIPGAESNVLWWALALGACLGGNGTMIGASANVVTIGIAESAGYKISFFGFMKYAFVYMLITIIISNIWLLLFY